In Ornithodoros turicata isolate Travis unplaced genomic scaffold, ASM3712646v1 ctg00001480.1, whole genome shotgun sequence, a single window of DNA contains:
- the LOC135377044 gene encoding uncharacterized protein LOC135377044, with protein sequence MNLLNVTQEPWFPKFLILHSEDQNCPLEKISPFVTAKALEQLIGKSYEAKKLRTGDIQVLVQTKQQSAALQSLKKIGDTPVSVTAHRTLNIVKGVISVDELLPCSDTEIEEGLQDQGVVLAKRIVMRREGKEIPTKHVVLSFQLHTLPSSLKAGYINCQVRAYVPSPRRCFKCQHFGHSSQTCRGHATCPKCAEKDHTPEPCQSNVKCVNCRGEHPVYSRSCPRFQEEKQILKIKTEQNITYKAAKTQLEFQNKGTFSEVVRRGVAPLGVSVETQTPGPPLHTPQRKERATEVSPQAGQTASPNGTATTSSEVAGSPSVWDEITSYPSQALTMEVDDDDRSSQKSSSSLPAGSSQGKDKREKSGGRAAENTPTKNTGSIKPCRDNTKFT encoded by the coding sequence ATGAATCTTCTTAATGTGACTCAAGAACCCTGGTTCCCAAAGTTTCTTATCCTACACTCAGAAGACCAGAACTGCCCACTCGAAAAGATATCTCCCTTTGTGACTGCAAAGGCTCTAGAACAGTTAATAGGGAAATCCTATGAGGCCAAAAAGCTAAGAACAGGTGACATTCAGGTTCTAGTTCAGACCAAACAACAGAGCGCAGCCCTCCAATCActaaagaaaattggcgatacACCTGTATCTGTCACAGCACATCGCACTCTGAACATTGTTAAAGGTGTGATTTCTGTGGATGAATTGCTCCCATGCTCAGATACCGAAATAGAAGAAGGCTTACAAGATCAGGGAGTCGTGCTCGCAAAAAGAATTGTAATGCGCAGGGAAGGCAAGGAAATACCAACTAAGCATGTAGTCCTGTCCTTTCAGCTCCATACACTTCCTTCTTCCTTGAAGGCAGGATACATCAACTGTCAAGTAAGAGCATATGTTCCTAGCCCGAGGCGCTGCTTTAAATGCCAACACTTTGGACACAGCTCGCAGACCTGCAGGGGACATGCAACATGCCCAAAATGCGCTGAGAAAGACCACACACCAGAGCCTTGCCAAAGTAACGTAAAATGTGTAAACTGTCGTGGCGAGCACCCCGTCTACTCCAGGTCGTGCCCCCGAtttcaagaagaaaaacaaatcttaaaaataaagacaGAGCAAAACATCACATACAAAGCAGCTAAGACACAACTGGAATTTCAGAATAAAGGCACTTtttccgaagtggtgcgcaggggagtggcaccactcggAGTATCTGTGGAGACCCAGACTCCTGgacctccactccacactccccaaagaAAAGAGAGGGCCACGGAAGTGTCCCCTCAGGCTGGCCAAACTGCCAGCCCAAACGGGACGGCAACAACCTCATCAGAGGTTGCTGGCTCCCCTTCTGTTTGGGACGAGATTACAAGCTATCCGTCCCAAGCCCTAACCATGGAAGTTGACGACGACGACCGCTCATCACAGAAGTCGTCGTCGAGTCTTCCAGCTGGTTCTTCTCAGGGGAAGGACAAGCGGGAGAAGTCAGGTGGTAGAGCAGCAGAAAATACCCCCACCAAGAATACAGGCTCCATAAAGCCATGCAGAGACAACACAAAATTCACataa